A stretch of DNA from Curtobacterium sp. MCBD17_035:
CAGGACCGATTCGAACAGTCGCTCCGAGCCGCCGTCACCCCGGCCGCTCGGGTGCGAGAGGAGCACCACGCATGATGAGCGCACCCGACGCGGTCCGCACCGTCCTCCGGCACTGGGCACTCGTGCTCGTCGCCGTCGTCCTCGGCGTCGTGGGCGGTTCCGTCTACAGCGCCACCGCGAGCCCGACGTACAGTTCGTCGTCGCAGGTGCTCGTGACGATCCGCTCGAGCGGCAGCACGACGGACCGCCTGCAGGGCGCGTCGTACATCAGCCAGGTCCTGCCGACCTACACGTCGGCGATCACGAGCTCGTCGGTGCTGGAGCCCGTCATCCAACAGCTCCACCTGTCGACCGGGGTCGCCGCCCTCGCGAAGGACGTCTCGGCGACCGCGGGGACCGACACGGCGATCATCACCGTCACGGCGGACGCGGGCAGCCCGCGCGCCGCCCGTGCGCTCGCCGCCGCGGTCACGAACCGGTTCATCCAGGTCGCACCCGATCTGCTCTCACCCACGAGCGCGGCGGGTACCAGCACCGCCACGGCCGGGGCGTCCGGGGACACGACGCCCGCGGACCTCCGGCTCTCGACCGTCAGCGTGCCGACCACCCCGACCGGTCCGACCAGCCCCGGGCGACTCGTCGTGGTCCTCCTCGGGCTCGTGGCCGGGTTGATCGTCGGGATCGGCATCGCGCTCGCGCTCGGCGCGGCCGACCGTCGGGTCCGGAGCGCCGAGCAGGCCGCCGCGATCGCCGACGCACCGGTCATCGGACGGCTCCCGCGCCTCCCGGCCCGCGCCTGGCACGACCGGTCGTCGGTCCCCGCGTGGACGGAGGCCGTCCGTGACCTCCGCGAGTCGCTCCTCGCCCGGGCAGGCGACCGGCCCACCATCACGTTCCTCGGGAGCACGACGGGCGAGGGCGTGACGACCGTCGTCGCCGACGTGGCGACGGCGTTCGCCCGTGCCGGTGTCCCGACGACCGTGCTCGACATGGACCTCCGGTCGTCCGACCTCCAGGCCGGACTCGCGGTGCGCGGAGAGCGTGGCCTCGTGGACGTCGTGAACGGCCGTGCCGAGTTGTCGGACGTCCTGCTCCGCCCGGCGTCGCTCCCCGCGTTGAGCGTCGTCCCCGGCGGCCGCGGGTCCGATGCGGGCGACGTGTTCACCGCCCGGAACCTGCAGCCGGTCGTGGACCATCTGCACGGCAGCGCCGAGGTCGTCCTCGTCGACACGCCGCCGGCGAACGGCTTCAGTGAGGCGCTCGCGGCCGCCCGCATCGCCACCGCCGTGGTGCTCGTCGTCGGCATCGGCGAGGTCACCACGCCGACGTTGAGCGCCGTGGTGGAGCGGCTCTGGACGAGCGGGCAGGAGGTCCTCGGCGTCGTGGCGGTCCGGGTCCCCGCTCACGTCCGGGTCCCGTCCGCGCACGCGGCGGCCCGCCGGTCCATCGCGGCGACCGCACCGTCCGGGGCATGAGCACGAGCGAGGCCCTGCGCTCCCGTCGCCGCGGAGCAACCGTCGTGGGCGTCGGCAGCGTGGCCGCCGTCGGCCTCGGCGCCGCCGCCGTGGCGCAACCCGCCGCGATCGTGCTCCTCGTGGCGCTGCCGCTCGTCGCGCTCGTACCCGCGGTGGCGGTCTGCTTCGCCGCCGCGGCCGACGGGGTGACCCTGCCGCTGCTGCTCACGGTGCACAGCGCCACCGCGGTGAACATGGCCGTCCTCGGTGCGACGGTCCTCGCGGCACTGCTCGCCGTCCTCCGTGGGCGGATCGACCGACGCGTCGGGTGGCCGGTGCTCGGCATGGTGGCCCTCGTCCTGCCCGCGACCGTCCTCGCGGTGTTCGAGTTGCCGTCCGCGCAGTGGCTCAGCGGCCTGCGGTACGTGTTCATCCCCCTGCTCGTCGCCCTGTTGGCATCGACGATGAGGGCGCGCACGATCCGGACGGTGCTCCGGGTGCTCACCACGCTGCTCGCCGTGAACGCCGTCGTCTCGGGCATCGAGTCCGCGCTCGGGTCCGACCGGCTCCTGGCCCTGACCGGCCTGTCCTACGGCACGAACATCCGCAACATCGGCACCACGCTCCGCGCCATGGGGACGTTCGGCACGAACTACCAGCTCGGCGCGTTCGCCGGGGTGCTCGGCGCGGTCGCGCTGCTCTGGTGGGGGACCCTCGAGGACGCCCGACGCGACCGCGTGTGGCGGATCGTCGCGATCGCGTCCGGGGTCGCGTGCCTCGTGTTCAGCACCTACCGCACGGGCATCGTCGTGTTCGTGGTCGCGATCGCGGCCGCCGTGTTCCTGACCCGCGGCGTCGTCGCCGGGTGGGTCCGCGTCGCAGCGGCCGTCGGGGGTCTCCTCGCGGTGATCGGGTTCCTGGCCGTCGGCCTCGGGAACGCGGGGAGTCTCCTGGAGCGCTTCGCGGTCTGGGGACAGCTCCTCGCCGCGTCACCGCGGTTCTTCGGACGCGGACTGGGATTCGCCGGTGCCGCGTCGCAGGCGAAGGGCTCCGCGCTCCAGGTCTTCACCGACGACTACTACATCTCGATGTGGCTGCAGTTCGGCGTGGGCGGCGTGCTCGCCATCGTCCTGTTCCTGGCGGTCGCGGTCGCGCTGTACCGTGCCGGCCGCCGCGGCAACCGCCGCGCCGCGCTCGCCGTGACGATCTGGATCGGCGTCCTCGTCGGGTTCTTCTTCGTCGAGCTCTGGGAGTACACGTCAGCCATGTCGATCGTCATGCTCGTCCTCGGCGCATCGGGCTCCCACGCCCGCGCCGTCGACACCGGGCCCGTCACCGTTCCCGCACCCCGTCCATCCAGGAGGCCGTTGTGAACACCACCGAGACCGACGGACGCACCCGCCGGGAGGCCCGGGTCGACAGCGAGGGCGTCGGTCGCCGCATCCGCACCTTCGGCTGGTTCTTCGCGACCGTCGTGGTGTCCGGGGCGTCGAGCATCGTCACCATCCCCGTGATCGTCACCCTCACGAGCGCCCACTCCTGGGCCGCGGTCGCGCTGGGGCAGGCCGTCGGGTCGTCCCTCAGCGTCCTGACCATGTTCGGGTGGGGCATCACCGGGCCCGCCCGCATCGCGATGATGCCGCGGAGCGAGCACGCCGTCGCCTACTGGGACTCCATCGT
This window harbors:
- a CDS encoding Wzz/FepE/Etk N-terminal domain-containing protein; the protein is MMSAPDAVRTVLRHWALVLVAVVLGVVGGSVYSATASPTYSSSSQVLVTIRSSGSTTDRLQGASYISQVLPTYTSAITSSSVLEPVIQQLHLSTGVAALAKDVSATAGTDTAIITVTADAGSPRAARALAAAVTNRFIQVAPDLLSPTSAAGTSTATAGASGDTTPADLRLSTVSVPTTPTGPTSPGRLVVVLLGLVAGLIVGIGIALALGAADRRVRSAEQAAAIADAPVIGRLPRLPARAWHDRSSVPAWTEAVRDLRESLLARAGDRPTITFLGSTTGEGVTTVVADVATAFARAGVPTTVLDMDLRSSDLQAGLAVRGERGLVDVVNGRAELSDVLLRPASLPALSVVPGGRGSDAGDVFTARNLQPVVDHLHGSAEVVLVDTPPANGFSEALAAARIATAVVLVVGIGEVTTPTLSAVVERLWTSGQEVLGVVAVRVPAHVRVPSAHAAARRSIAATAPSGA